The segment ggccagcacaacgaccgaccgcctttactttccccaacttaagtcaggtacccattagagttgggtggactcaggggcgccctaaaaatcccgaaatttaaaatccaagTCCTCACCGGCATTCGAACCCATGActtcaggttcggaagccaagcgcttaaccactcgacCACCGCGCCCCTACTATGCATGATATTGGGCAGCAATGTGTTAGATTTGCACAACATGTCTACATAGCTCTAGCATGATTGGATCTTGAGCTGATTCCTGGTGTAGTAGACTAGGACTTCGTAGTTCCAGTATTGACGCTAAtaacagagttgtgtttattgaatGTTATGGAGTGTCTAAGCGTgtgtgtttctgatgtaaccatgacgTTAAGGATAAGTTTGTTTCTATTGGCTCAATACACTCTGATGTAATcacgaggaagtctgtcgtagttaagcTTATAAACAGATGGGTGAAAGTTGACATGCAGAGTGTAAGCAGGAGACGTCTACTAGAAAAAGGTGTGGCTTTTAGTAAGGATTGCATTTTGCTTAAATTGTTCAGTATATCATTATTTCATTAGTGTTTCTACATACACCTTTATTGAAATTGAAACTGTTTAAATCTATATGAAGCACAAAGTAAAGCGTTTGTacgtatgtatgtcccgaactcgtggcaaaatttaataaaaaaatgtgaaaggaaCATTCTGCATGTTTGACATAGGCCTAGATCTGAACTCAATCTACTAGATCAATAATAATCATACTCAAACTAAAGCCCGCAGGCCGCGAATCATATCCAGCTAGTTTGTCAATAAaacttgtattcatttttgtttttataaaaaaaaagttggttcAAGTTTTATTTAAGTTTGGCATTAAGAGATAAATACGTCTACAAAAGTTTGGTTGGACAGTTTTGGACTAGTGTTTTTGGGGGCTACAACCCAATGACTGCGTGTCAACATTGAATGACTTAAAACATCAGAACAAATTTCACACAGTTACCTCCCCTTTCTCACTATCCCACTTGTCTGCAAAAGAGCAGATCAAACATATTATCGGGGGCACGAAAGACGCGCTATGCAAACAGCAATTacaaatagataaatatatattgttttagcTAAGAGGTTTCTTACATAGACATGTCTTTCAAAGAACTGATGAAATCTTGAGATATCATTACTATTAGAGATCCAGTGTCTGTGGTGTGTAGACTTAAAAGACGTGTCACGTTGTCTGCGCATCAAGGTctcaagagaagtgtaaacaggaaTTTTTTTACACGTTGCCTTCTCGAAGATTCGAGTTTGTACACAGAATAGTTGGACTATAACTCTTTagaaatttaaagtttttattttattttcgcaATGTtgctatatatattattgaaatctATATTTAATGGCAATGTTGTTCTATAGTCCCCTATACAGTCTTGAAATTCATATTTTGTAACAGTATTGCTATACTCAGGTTTGATATCTTTATTTAGTAGCAGTGCTGTTTCAACCATTCCTGACATCGTTATTTGTGATCTATTTCAGGCGGTTTTGTCCCAGTCAGGTCGTTCCGAGTCCATTTTATGTCAGAAAGTGGACGCAGTGAAATATTTTTCCCTTGGCCCACTCAGATTATACACGTAGTGGACAGTGAGTCTCCTCTGTGGTCATTGTCCAGGTTAGTGATTCATCTTGTTTGCGGGGAATGTATCTGGCATGCTTCCGACTGAATGTGGGTGCGAAATGACACTTTGGCTCATTGGCACTAAATACGCATCTTAACAAATTATTGTTAAATTCAAGTCAGTTTGTTATACACCGTCAAGAGCGACCACATTGCGACCCCTACCTCGTCGCCGCTACAGCTATAACAAGATATTATTCTATTATATTTATGAAAACCAATACCCCTTAAAGCAGACATTTTTCATGTTTATTTCATATGTGTTACTTGTTATCAAATGCCTGCTATATAAACACATttcatctgtattttttttttcgtcaatTATTTCTGCTAGAGATGAGCTTCTCGATGGCCAGCACGAGCTAATTGTTGTCATTGATGCTGTCTGTGGTGCCACCTGTCGGCCATTTCAGGCTAGAAAGTCATATCAAACGTCGGAGATGATGTGGGGCTACAGGTCAGAGGTCATTAATGTGCACACTTATTCATGCCATATGTTATTTGCTCAATTCTAGTGTAGGTcatgaaatatttaattttaccgTGTAGTCTTATAAATCTGGTTTTGAAGTATATCACAGTTAAAGCTTTTTACAAACGACGTGCTGTTAAACCTTAAAAAGCCTGTCAGTAGCAGCATAACAAGAGATTTCTAATCCAGTccacttttttaaaacacacgctcagtaaacacaatttaGAGTGATTTAATTATTGAAGTTTCAAGGAACATAGGGCCTATATGCATGGAACTTTCATTTAAAGTCTAAGAAGTTTCTACTAGGCCTATATATCAGTGTTTCACAAACGGTGGGAAGCGTgatcgagaggccaagtgtacttgaacttggcttggcttggctacctagaagggggctcgaggttcgacacccgactcgggcagagttgtgtttactgagcgcctaaaggcagcacggaaaaccaactcctagataccccctccccccccccaccggtccacaaatgagattggaccaaaagcgctctgagcatgctataagcatgaaagtagcgctatataaaagctataataataataacttttttatttaattaaatttcttaGATGTAATTCTTAGTGAGTTCGTGAAACTGAATGTTTCTAATAATTTCTACTTTCAATATTGTTAGGTTCTCAAATCTTGAGATGACATGCTCACAGGGAGATCATTACCTCATGGATTTGTCCAACTTTCACCAAACTACCCCGGTAGCCACATCAATACTCAGCGCTGAAAACAAAACGAATCTCCAGGTTATGTGCGACTCCAGAACCACCAAGGTAGTAGACACCATCTCATCTTCCTCACCAAATACTCCGGAATCATGCTCAAATCTCGCTGAGGCCACAGGTGTGCACTCTGCCTCAGACAAGGAACTCCCTGAACGCGCCAACAGCGCTGGGGACATGCTCCATTGCAAGCGACGGTATTCCCTAGGGGAGATGATCCGCGTAGCCCATGGCCAGAGAAGATTCGGCAGGAGAAGACAATCCATCGACGACGCTGTGAACTTTTACAAACACCGACCGAGCATAACAGACACTTACTTAGGGGAGGGGAATATTATGCACGATGCACCGGATGCAGAAAACAGCTTGGTTCTGACAGGGTTGGTCAGCAGAAGTTTGTCGTTAAAAGGTAAGGACCTGGCGGATGTAATCAAGAGAAAAAGCCACGGCACAGCACTGCTGTTCAAGTCTTTTGAAAGCTCAAGTTTCTCTGGCCAAGACGAAGACACGCCCGGAACTAAAAGTGCAGACCAATCCCCTCCTCCTCAAAAACCAAGCCTGGATGCCAGCCTCTAACTGTCATAATAACAAAGACTTTTTTCACATCAACAAACTTTCGCTAGAGCGCCATGTTTGCAAAcggtttgttttgtattttgtttttagttctGCAAACGTTTTTTCCCCCACAATAATACAAGCGTGTTAGGTTTTATATACATTGTACTTATCGTTGTATTTATCGTTGTTGTATTCATGGTGTTGCCCTTATTGTTGTTATCCTTTCGAAGCCCTAACACCAACTGaatataataacataaaataatctAGAACCCAAGTAATCcgtgacgtcactaaatgtAGCATTGAAAGTCTgtcaactatggtgcgtctctatactAACTAAATGTCTAAGAATATTTAGTGTCTAACAATCCATTTACCAGAGTATTGAGATGGAACTGGAAAAAATGGCATCGTGGTAGTCTTTAACTACTTAATGCTTAGTGAAAATGGTAGAATCTTTGAGTATTTAGGGATGATGGTAGAATCTTTGACTATTTAGTGAAAATGGTAGAATCTTAGTATTTAGGGATAATGGTAGAATCTTTGACTTTAATGAAAAGGGTATCATCTTTGACTATTTAGTGAAAATGGTGGAATCTTTGACTATTAAGTGAAAATGGTAGAATCTTTGAGTATTTAGGGATAATGGTAGAATCTTAGACTTTAGTGAAAAGGGTAGAATCTTTGACTATTTAGTGAAAATGGTAGAATCTTTGAGTATTTAGAGATAATGGTAGAATCTTTGACTTTAATGAAAAGGGTATCATCTTTGACTATTTAGTGAAAATGGTAGAATCTTTGACTATTAAGTGAAAATGGTAGAATCTTTGAGTATTTAGGGATAATGGTAGAATCTTAGACTTTAGTGAAAAGGGTATAATCTTTGACTATTAAGTGAAAATGGTAGAATCTTTGAGTATTTAGAGATAATGGTAGAATCTTTGACTTTAATGAAAAGGGTAGAATCTTTGACTATTTAGTGAAAATGGTAGAATCTGTGACTATTTAGTGAAAATGGTAGAAACTTTGACTATTTAGAGAAAATGGTAgaattttttactatttagtgAAAAAGGTAGTGTCTTTGACTTCTTTGTGAAAATGGTAGAATCTGTGACTATTTAGGGAAAATGGTAGAATCTGTGACTATTTAGTGAAAATGGTAAAATCTTTGACTATTTAGTGAAAATGGTAGAATCTTTGACTTCTTTGTGAAAATGGTTGTGCGCTTAGTCTTTATACTAAGTTTGCCCTC is part of the Biomphalaria glabrata chromosome 2, xgBioGlab47.1, whole genome shotgun sequence genome and harbors:
- the LOC106052768 gene encoding inward rectifier potassium channel 2-like — protein: MGLCRKRSERFVERSRRRRLMHSTGHNVIPINIEGKHWKFLSDIYTTLIDIQWRWNILIFISGLVVTWFLFACLFYLLCYLHGDMDEQPESFKPCLQNVTTITAAYLFSIETMTTIGYGKRYQTEECPEMYILVMLQSIIGAGLQFALASLVVSKTRRAKRRCETIMFSNQVCLYEQDAQLHLSVRIGDMRRSDITGAHAEGFLVMKHESKEGGFVPVRSFRVHFMSESGRSEIFFPWPTQIIHVVDSESPLWSLSRDELLDGQHELIVVIDAVCGATCRPFQARKSYQTSEMMWGYRFSNLEMTCSQGDHYLMDLSNFHQTTPVATSILSAENKTNLQVMCDSRTTKVVDTISSSSPNTPESCSNLAEATGVHSASDKELPERANSAGDMLHCKRRYSLGEMIRVAHGQRRFGRRRQSIDDAVNFYKHRPSITDTYLGEGNIMHDAPDAENSLVLTGLVSRSLSLKGKDLADVIKRKSHGTALLFKSFESSSFSGQDEDTPGTKSADQSPPPQKPSLDASL